Proteins from one Coffea arabica cultivar ET-39 chromosome 8c, Coffea Arabica ET-39 HiFi, whole genome shotgun sequence genomic window:
- the LOC113703837 gene encoding 14 kDa proline-rich protein DC2.15-like → MGSKATTTLALFLAFNLIFFTLVSACGDCPKPKPPKPKPKPSPPPTVPCPPPPYSPTPNPPQKSCPRDALKLGVCANLLNIIGISIGSPPTEPCCSLLQGLADLEAALCLCTAIKANILGINLNVPVSLSVILNDCGKKVPNGFQCA, encoded by the coding sequence ATGGGTTCCAAGGCCACTACAACCCTAGCTCTCTTTCTTGCCTTTAACCTTATCTTTTTCACTCTGGTCAGTGCTTGTGGTGATTGCCCAAAACCAAAGCCACCAAAGCCAAAACCAAAGCCATCACCACCACCTACTGTTCCGTGCCCTCCTCCTCCATATTCTCCTACTCCCAATCCTCCTCAAAAATCTTGCCCAAGAGATGCCCTCAAACTGGGTGTATGTGCTAATTTGCTGAATATAATTGGGATCTCCATCGGATCTCCTCCAACAGAACCATGTTGCTCTCTCCTTCAAGGCCTTGCTGACCTGGAGGCAGCTCTTTGCCTCTGCACAGCCATCAAAGCCAATATTTTGGGCATCAACCTTAATGTCCCAGTTTCCCTGAGCGTGATTCTGAATGATTGTGGCAAGAAGGTTCCAAACGGGTTCCAATGTGCCTAA
- the LOC113703040 gene encoding putative lipid-binding protein AIR1 — translation MASMNTTRAIALFLCFNVLFFTFASACGGGCPPKPKPKPKPKPGKCPKDALKLGVCANVLSGLLNITIGNPPKKPCCTLIQGLADLEAAVCLCTAIKANILGINLNIPLSLSLLLNVCSKNVPKGFVCA, via the coding sequence ATGGCCTCCATGAACACTACTAGGGCTATTGCTCTCTTTCTTTGTTTCAACGTTCTCTTTTTCACTTTTGCTAGTGCATGTGGGGGCGGTTGTCCTCCAAAACCAAAGCCAAAGCCAAAGCCAAAGCCAGGCAAATGCCCTAAGGATGCACTAAAATTAGGTGTATGTGCAAATGTCCTTAGCGGATTGCTTAATATTACTATTGGTAACCCTCCAAAGAAACCATGCTGCACATTGATTCAAGGTCTTGCTGACCTCGAGGCTGCTGTTTGCCTTTGCACCGCGATTAAAGCAAACATTCTAGGTATCAACCTTAACATCCCACTTTCCCTAAGCCTGCTCCTTAACGTCTGCAGCAAGAATGTCCCGAAGGGCTTCGTATGTGCCTAG
- the LOC113702868 gene encoding pEARLI1-like lipid transfer protein 1 yields the protein MGSKRSKSTVIFLSINIFFFVLVSACNTPSPPMPKPIPNPTPTPTKGSCPRDALKLGVCAKLLSIGTVIGNPPDTPCCSILGGLLDLEAAICLCTALRANILGINLNIPISLGLLVNTCGKKLPSDFICA from the coding sequence ATGGGTTCGAAAAGATCCAAATCAACTGTCATTTTCCTATCTATTAACATTTTCTTCTTTGTCCTCGTAAGTGCATGCAACACACCATCTCCACCAATGCCAAAGCCAATTCCAAACCCAACCCCTACCCCAACTAAGGGAAGTTGCCCAAGGGATGCCCTGAAGTTAGGGGTATGTGCCAAGTTGCTGAGCATTGGAACTGTTATTGGAAACCCTCCAGATACTCCATGCTGCTCCATACTTGGCGGCCTTCTTGACCTTGAAGCTGCAATTTGCCTTTGCACCGCTCTGAGAGCCAACATTCTTGGAATCAACCTTAACATCCCTATTTCACTCGGCTTGCTCGTCAACACTTGCGGGAAAAAACTCCCCTCAGACTTCATCTGTGCTTAG
- the LOC140013625 gene encoding protein NRT1/ PTR FAMILY 6.3-like: MALPQSYEEAKTIPDAWDYKGGQAQRSTTGGWAAAAMILGVEACERLTTLGIAVNLVTYLTGTMHLGNATSANTVTNFLGTSFMLCLLGGFIADTYLGRYLTIAIFAAVQATGVALLTISTTIPSLRPPKCAQGSRSCVQASGNQLLVLYAALYLTALGTGGLKSSVSGFGSDQFDDSDEKERKKMIKFFNWFFFFISVGSLCAVTILVYIQDNVGRRWGYGICACAIVVGLLVFLAGTRRYRFKKLVGSPLTQIASVIVAAWRKRHLDLPSDSSLLFNVDDIPIEGRKKKQRLPHSKQFRFLDKAAIKDHEMTMNKWCLSTLTDVEEVKLVIRMLPIWATTIMFWSVHAQMTTFSVSQASTMHRKINNFEIPSAAMTGFFVGSTLLTVVIYDRIIMPICKRLLKNPYGLTPLQRIGIGLFLSIVGMVAAAAVEIKRLHVAKSHGLANNPVTPVPMTVFYLIPQFAIVGAGEAFIYVGQLDFFLRECPKGMKTISTGLFLSTLSLGFFFSSVLVTIVHKVTGNRKPWLADNLNQGKLNDFYWLLGILSALNLMFFLICAKWYVYKERRLADVGIELEESVGPACH, from the exons ATGGCACTCCCACAATCGTACGAAGAAGCTAAGACTATCCCAGATGCCTGGGACTACAAAGGCGGCCAAGCCCAAAGATCCACCACCGGTGGTTGGGCGGCTGCGGCCATGATTTTAG GAGTTGAGGCTTGTGAGAGGCTGACAACTCTTGGTATTGCTGTTAATCTTGTTACCTACTTGACTGGAACAATGCATCTGGGAAATGCTACCTCAGCTAATACTGTCACTAATTTTCTTGGAACCTCCTTCATGCTCTGCTTGCTTGGTGGTTTCATTGCTGATACATACTTGGGAAGATATCTCACCATTGCCATATTTGCTGCTGTTCAAGCAACG GGCGTGGCACTCTTGACCATCTCAACCACAATACCAAGCCTGCGACCTCCAAAATGTGCCCAGGGCAGTCGCTCGTGTGTCCAAGCTAGTGGCAATCAGCTTCTAGTCCTCTATGCAGCACTCTATCTCACAGCATTGGGAACCGGTGGCCTGAAATCAAGTGTTTCCGGTTTTGGGTCCGATCAATTTGACGACTCTGacgagaaagaaaggaaaaaaatgataaaattcttcaattggttctttttctttattagtGTGGGATCCCTTTGTGCTGTGACAATTCTTGTGTACATTCAAGACAACGTTGGAAGGCGATGGGGTTATGGAATATGTGCTTGTGCAATTGTGGTCGGTTTGCTCGTGTTCTTAGCTGGTACACGGCGATATCGATTCAAGAAACTTGTCGGTAGTCCATTAACACAGATTGCTTCTGTCATTGTGGCGGCTTGGAGGAAGAGGCATTTAGATTTACCATCTGATTCGTCCCTTCTCTTTAACGTTGATGACATTCCTATAGAAGGACGCAAAAAGAAGCAAAGGTTGCCTCATAGCAAGCAATTCCG TTTCTTGGACAAGGCCGCAATCAAGGACCATGAGATGACCATGAACAAGTGGTGCCTTTCTACTTTAACTGACGTTGAAGAAGTAAAATTAGTGATCAGAATGCTACCCATTTGGGCCACAACAATAATGTTTTGGAGTGTTCATGCCCAGATGACCACATTTTCAGTCTCTCAAGCCTCAACGATGCACCGGAAAATCAACAACTTCGAAATCCCTTCTGCAGCAATGACCGGATTCTTCGTCGGAAGCACTCTCTTGACCGTCGTGATTTACGACAGAATTATCATGCCAATATGTAAAAGACTGCTCAAGAATCCATACGGGCTAACTCCTCTCCAAAGAATTGGCATTGGCCTGTTTTTGTCAATCGTGGGAATGGTAGCCGCTGCGGCTGTTGAAATCAAGCGTTTGCATGTTGCAAAATCTCATGGCCTAGCAAATAATCCCGTCACCCCAGTGCCAATGACTGTATTTTATTTGATCCCACAATTTGCCATTGTTGGAGCTGGTGAAGCATTCATATACGTTGGACAGCTTGATTTTTTCTTGAGGGAGTGTCCAAAAGGGATGAAGACCATTAGCACGGGTTTGTTCTTGAGCACGCTTTCCCTGGGGTTCTTCTTTAGCTCAGTTTTGGTCACCATAGTGCACAAGGTGACAGGAAACAGGAAGCCGTGGTTAGCTGATAATCTTAATCAAGGGAAGCTTAACGATTTCTACTGGCTTTTGGGGATTTTGAGCGCATTGAACTTGATGTTCTTCTTGATTTGTGCTAAATGGTATGTTTACAAGGAGAGGCGGCTGGCGGATGTGGGGATTGAGTTGGAGGAGTCCGTGGGACCTGCTTGCCATTGA